One window from the genome of Cryptomeria japonica chromosome 6, Sugi_1.0, whole genome shotgun sequence encodes:
- the LOC131065786 gene encoding 17.1 kDa class II heat shock protein-like — MDPLLSTVHQLLSVPDEMDKLLNNPTRTYILDSNAMASTPIDVKEFPKSYVFIIDMPGLKNNDIKVQVEDENVLTISGERKREEEEDVKYIRMERRVGKFMHKFTLPDDCNMEAISASCHDGVLSVIVPKLTPPEPKKPKTIEVKVA; from the exons ATGGATCCCCTATTGAGCACTGTTCACCAGCTTCTGAGCGTCCCCGACGAAATGGACAAGCTCCTTAATAACCCTACGCGCACGTATATTCTGGACAGCAATGCCATGGCCTCCACTCCTATTGATGTCAAAGAGTTCCCTAAGTCATATGTCTTTATAATCGACATGCCAGGCCTTAAAAAcaacgacatcaag GTTCAAGTAGAGGATGAAAATGTGCTGACAATCAGTGGAGAGCGAAAGAGGGAAGAGGAAGAGGATGTCAAATACATCCGGATGGAGCGCAGGGTCGGCAAATTTATGCATAAATTTACCCTGCCTGATGACTGCAATATGGAGGCCATTTCTGCCAGCTGTCATGATGGAGTGTTGAGTGTGATCGTTCCCAAGCTTACTCCTCCAGAGCCCAAGAAACCTAAGACAATTGAAGTTAAAGTTGCCTAG